Proteins from a genomic interval of Zingiber officinale cultivar Zhangliang chromosome 1B, Zo_v1.1, whole genome shotgun sequence:
- the LOC122028369 gene encoding uncharacterized protein LOC122028369 produces MQVWDKDIIEIAGDRFYDNVVEEFLDALKQNITGEWSDQVVKWEKCSNNKVACPDVYALFDGDGHQVPQDLVEKVGKVFETILEEANKLRYETNEDMSIAQAIKLVMERHSI; encoded by the exons ATGCAGGTCTGGGATAAAGATATTATTGAGATAGCAGGAGATCGATTTTACGACAATGTTGTGGAGGAATTTCTCGACGCACTCAAACAAAACATCACT GGAGAGTGGTCTGATCAAGTTGTGAAATGGGAGAAATGCAGCAATAACAAGGTCGCTTGTCCTGATGT CTACGCACTCTTTGATGGTGATGGACATCAAGTGCCTCAAGATCTAGTGGAAAAAGTTGGTAAGGTGTTTGAAACCATTCTGGAAGAG GCTAACAAACTCAGGTATGAAACAAATGAAGACATGTCTATAGCACAGGCTATTAAGCTAGTCATGGAGAGGCATTCAATATGA
- the LOC122028248 gene encoding RING-H2 finger protein ATL74-like translates to MGPPGFEKCSSPTGCSAANGAVSSRVDSIFLIMLFAFSAAVVALYLAYLVSSLVLRVLRLYLAKAAVGAISATEFKASDGSFLDGADAAVDCVVCLSEIRDGELVRVLPKCRHVFHVPCIDPWLKFHANCPICRANLAGDAVNDNDVDVESGAPTVSPAPAGDGEMENGVGTGMNSTQAIDPPSIETSAFIEIDVR, encoded by the coding sequence ATGGGCCCCCCCGGCTTCGAGAAGTGCTCATCCCCCACCGGCTGCTCCGCCGCCAACGGAGCTGTCTCCTCTCGCGTAGATAGCATCTTCCTCATAATGCTCTTCGCCTTCTCCGCCGCCGTCGTTGCCCTGTACCTTGCCTACCTCGTCAGCAGTCTCGTCCTACGCGTCCTCCGCCTCTACCTTGCTAAGGCCGCCGTCGGTGCGATCTCCGCCACGGAATTCAAAGCCAGCGATGGCTCATTCCTCGACGGCGCCGACGCCGCCGTCGATTGCGTGGTCTGCCTCTCCGAGATCCGAGACGGAGAGCTCGTCCGGGTGCTCCCCAAGTGCCGACATGTCTTCCACGTCCCCTGCATCGATCCATGGCTCAAGTTCCACGCCAACTGCCCCATTTGCCGGGCTAATTTAGCCGGCGACGCCGTCAATGACAATGACGTCGACGTGGAGAGTGGCGCCCCGACCGTCTCCCCTGCTCCCGCAGGAGATGGAGAAATGGAGAATGGCGTAGGAACTGGAATGAACTCGACGCAAGCAATTGATCCTCCATCGATCGAGACATCTGCATTCATCGAGATCGACGTGAGATGA